The following proteins are encoded in a genomic region of Scylla paramamosain isolate STU-SP2022 chromosome 40, ASM3559412v1, whole genome shotgun sequence:
- the LOC135092534 gene encoding LOW QUALITY PROTEIN: octopamine receptor beta-2R-like (The sequence of the model RefSeq protein was modified relative to this genomic sequence to represent the inferred CDS: inserted 2 bases in 1 codon; deleted 1 base in 1 codon) — MEVMEVVSSTPPPSWLQDVTGNVTRSAGEAEEEEVSVSTVVSALCMRLIIVCAVLGNLLVVVSVVRVRRLRVITNYFVVSLAIADILVAIMVMPFNASKQIAGRWLFNAIVCDVWNSFDVYASTASILHLCCISIDRYYAIVRPLDYPMVMTKRRVAVMLALVWTAPLLISFLPIFLDWYTTAEAATAAASSSSCDFVVNMAYALISSSISFWLPGSVMVYTYYRIYLEAARQERMLHRHTRLASTSHAAVVTSTSSTTTTTTSTTCPPAPANGLGGSQAMLGEGGSGRRLMAHRPSNDAGQEATPTKERNLIKLKREHKAARTLGIIMGAFILCWLPFFTWYVTITXCGDDACNIPPIMEPILFWIGYSNSMLNPVIYAYFNKDFREAFKRTLQCVGRCSAARDPWRSHSGPPYDSDLCLQHNGHVTVVKAKSARSGRGECGV, encoded by the exons atggaggtgatggaggtggtgagcAGCACGCCGCCGCCCTCGTGGCTGCAGGACGTGACGGGGAACGTGACACGTAGTGCTggcgaggcggaggaggaggaggtgtcggtGAGCACGGTGGTGAGTGCGTTGTGCATGCGCCTCATCATCGTGTGCGCCGTGCTGGGCaacctgctggtggtggtgagcgtggTGCGCGTGAGGCGCCTGCGCGTCATCACCAACTACTTCGTGGTGTCGCTGGCCATCGCAGACATCCTGGTAGCCATCATGGTGATGCCCTTCAATGCCAGCAAGCAGATCGCGGGCCGCTGGCTCTTCAACGCCATAGTGTGTGACGTGTGGAACTCCTTCGACGTGTACGCGTCCACGGCGTCCATCCTGCACCTGTGCTGCATCAGCATCGACAGGTACTACGCCATCGTGCGCCCCCTTGACTACCCCATGGTGATGACCAAGCGGCGCGTGGCAGTGATGCTGGCGTTGGTGTGGACGGCGCCGCTGCTCATCTCCTTCCTGCCCATCTTCCTGGACTGGTACACCACCGCCGaggccgccaccgccgccgcctcctcctcctcctgcgactTCGTGGTGAACATGGCGTACGCGCTCATCTCCTCGTCCATCTCATTCTGGCTGCCCGGCAGCGTTATGGTGTACACCTACTACCGCATCTACCTGGAGGCGGCGCGGCAGGAGCGCATGCTGCACCGCCACACCAGGCTGGCCTCCACCTCTCACGCCGCCGTGGTCACCTCCAcctcgtccaccaccaccaccaccacctccaccacg tGCCCGCCCGCGCCCGCCAACGGCTTGGGCGGATCGCAGGCCATGCTGGGCGAGGGCGGGTCGGGGCGGCGGCTGATGGCGCACCGCCCGTCCAATGACGCAGGGCAGGAGGCCACGCCAACCAAGGAGCGCAACCTGATCAAGCTGAAGCGCGAGCACAAGGCGGCGCGCACGCTAGGCATCATCATGGGCGCCTTCATCCTGTGCTGGCTGCCCTTCTTCACCTGGTACGTGACCATCAC CTGTGGCGACGACGCCTGCAACATCCCACCCATCATGGAGCCTATCCTCTTCTGGATCGGCTATTCTAACTCCATGCTGAACCCCGTCATCTACGCCTACTTCAACAAGGACTTCCGGGAAGCGTTCAAGCGCACCCTGCAGTGCGTGGGCCGCTGCAGCGCTGCGCGGGACCCTTGGCGCTCCCACTCCGGCCCGCCCTACGACTCGGACCTCTGCCTGCAGCACAACGGCCACGTCACGGTGGTCAAAGCAAAGAGCGCCAGAAGCGGCAGGGGCGAGTGTGGCGTGTAG